In Scylla paramamosain isolate STU-SP2022 chromosome 8, ASM3559412v1, whole genome shotgun sequence, the sequence GgcgctccctccctcgctcccgcTACTCTCCCAACACCTGAGACCACCTGTAGAGGGGACGACGCCCATCTTAGTAGGATGCCAGccacccctcacccccaccaccaccaccaccagcctcacaCCCACCCAGATGTTCTTCAATGTTTATCACCAATGTTCAGACACACTAAAAATGATACATAAACTGCTTTCTGTATAACACCATATAAACTCTcctttttataatattctttcactctcttccaAGCAATATCACAAGATATTTCCCtaattcatacatacacacaaacaagcaagcactcatacagtcacacacacacacacacaaccctatTTCACCCTGCCTCTGATTCATTTCCTAACATTTAACAGTCAAGTCCAAAGATGCATAACTCCAATGCTAACATTTCTAGAGTTTTGCTCTTCAAGTAAGTCACACTGCAGAGTCAAATGTATATATGAAGTGAATATTTTTTAAAAGAGGTCTCTCATTACATTGCATTTTTTACAAGTACACGTATATCTTAGGATCCATCCATCTACTGATAGAGTTCAATGAAATATTTCATTCTCTGTACATAGATCACTTCCCAGCCAAGGCTCCACTGTGGTCAGCATAAAGAACAGATCCACAAAGGAATCAGTGAGGGAAGTAATGAAGGCTCCTTGAATGATGTCCAGCAATAACTCCCAAGCCGACATGAAGAAGATAAGAGTTAAGACTCAGTCTTTCTCCCACTGAACTACTGATTGTGTTATTCTCTTCTACTCAAAGAATTATCTGGAGTGCAACTGTTTTCCATTCGTCTATCTGGCACATGTCTTTCAACTATTTCTCTTCATCCCAATTCCAACTGTTGGTACAATGAAGTAATAATTTATCTACTTTACCCAATGAAAGAAAAGTTCTAAAGTATATAATAaatttgttaatatatatatatatatatatatatatatatatatatatatatatatatatatatatatatatatatatatatatatatatatatatatatatatatatatatatatatatatatatataaaatttaataaattagtaaataaataaataaacaaatgaattaaCAACTATATTCATAgacaatacaaaataatatactTTTGCTTCAAAATAGAAGTTCACCATTTCCTCTCATTATAATTTCTCTATATAATAATTTGGAACACAAATCTGACATTTTAACAAGAAAACCAATATACTgcaaattaagttaaaaaaattaaaatgcaaAACATAGAACTTTAGCAATATGAACTCTGATCCCTAAACTGTTTTCCTGAAATTACTTGAGGCCACCAGGGACGTGTTGCCAAGTGACTTTTCAACGAACATTGCAATTTCATTTTGCTGAACAGTACCATGAATTAGCCTTATCGTCTCCCCAAATATTAATGTTTGATCACAGCAACCTGATGGTGCGCAGATGAAGGTACTTACAACACTGGACTACATTAACCACATGTTCGCACAGGAAACAGAAAACTGAGTGAATCTTTAACAGCAAGGGGTCAAGAAATACCAAAAGGATGACTGAGGTATCAGGTAACTATGGAAGACCATTTCCACTACATCTCTAAAAAGTGTCCTGATAAGCCTGAGGCAATGGAAGAGTGAATCATAGGCCATGAATGGGCTGAAAGATAAACTTATTTAGCCCTGGTTACTGTGTGTGCCCTGAGTGAAGGTTCAGATGTGACATGCATGAGGGAAAGTACAAGAGAGTACACCAACACTGAATTCTCTTATGATGAAAACTGGTGTGTTAGCATGTGTCTCCGCAACGTGCTGACTTTGATTGAGCGGTACGAGCAGACATCGCATGCATATGGCTTCTCTCCGGTGTGGGTGCGGATGTGAAATTTGAGGGTGGTCTCCTGGGTGGCACGGTAAGGGCAGTGGGGGCAGGTAAATGGCTTTTCCCCTGTGTGAACGCGAACATGATTATAAAGGTTGGTGGTCTTGTTGGATCGGTACGCACAGTAAGGGCAATGGTGGATCTTGCCCTGGGCTACTGTCCCCTTATTGGATGTCTTCTGATCGCTGTTCCCCGGCGACATCTGTAGATGGTACGCTGGTCTTACTCACCACTGATTAGGCAGTACCTTTTATACAAGTCAACTATGatacaaaagtagtagtaataataataataataataataataataataataataataataataataataataataataataataataataaaataacaataacataataatCATGACTtgacagtggagagagagagagagagagagagagagagagagagagagagagagagagagagagagagagagagagagagagagagagagagagagagagagagagagaaatccattttataaattttgtttgctAAGATTATAATAAAAGGATAATACAATAGTCACCTCCACAGGCTGACCTCCACACTTCTCAACTAAAAATACTTCACAGCTTCACCAAGCAGTATTTATACAACTATGTACTgtggggctgagagagagagagagagagagagagagagagagagagagagagagagagagagagagagagagaggagagagagagagagagagagagatgagagagagagagagagagagagagagagagagagagagagaggagagagagaggagagagagagagagagagagacttcattcAATCCCCAATGTCCCGAAAATCATGGTGGCATGAAACAAGTCCCTCAATGCTACAGCCTTTAATGGTCCTCCACAATGTCCAAAATAAAAGCATATGTGGTCTTCTACTTTTATCAAACTGTTATagcattctttcattcatcaaaGGGGTTTTCTTTTACAAATGCACAAACTCTTTTCATTAAGTCATTCTTTTATTGAGACTTTTCTCCATACTCTtcaccacacacagacacacgtacatacagacacagacaggctCCATTTCTTTGACACTGGGGCACAACACAGGATCCTTCCATGAtatgtcaaacactgaatcTTGCAAGTAAATTTTCTTTCCCACACTCAGATGCCCTTCCAAAAGTTAGATATAAAAAGTTCCCACACTTCTCTTAAAATCTAGCAGTACTTCATCACATCATAAATGATTAGCACTTGTGTCCACCTAATCCCAGTGGAATCAAGGGTGCCGTTTGTACCATTCCCCCTCACCCTGCTAAGAGAGGGTCGAGTCGTCTGCGGTGGCCCGGGTTGCATGCTTCAGCAGGTGGCTCTTTAAAGCATCCTTCCTGGAGGAGCGGTAAGGGCACTGGGCACAGGCATAGGGCTTCTCGCCGGTGTGAGTGCGCATGTGCATGGTGAGGTTAGTTCTCTGGTTAGCACGATAAGGACAATGAGGGCACTGGAAGGGTTTCTCCCCTGTGTGTGTCCGCATGTGGTTAATCAAGTTAGTGGTGAAGTTAGTTGAGTAAGCACAAGTAACGGCACTGGTGGACTTTCACTGGTGGGGACGCACTCTTTTCCAGGCCAGCAGACCCTCGGCTTCCAGTCCCTCGTCGCACCCGGGTAAAGTGAGTCAGGGCAGGAGGTGGATTTTTTCCCATAATGGCTACTACACCCATGGGCagaggtggtgttcttcagCATGAATGGTGCATCTGAGAGAGGGTGCACCAGGCCGATAACTCCCTGTGGTTCCTCTCTTGCTGGCCATCTGAACGTGCCTGCCCAACCCCACCTGTAGGGGACGCCCATCAACAGCAGTTAGAAATCAACTTATTTGGGGTTCTTCAGGGCAGCAACTATCTGCCATCATTTATCTTATCATAACTTATTAAACACACCAAATGGCAAAAACTGAAATCCCTGCGACTCTTTTCAATCTTGCTGGGATAATCAGTTTTTACCTAAGATTCCTCCACAGGCCCTGTTAATGTTAACCTTCCACATCCTCCTTGTGCTTGTCTCGTGTTCAAAACTCCGGCAGCTGTGTGATGCTCAACAATGACCACGACGATACTTATAATTCTCCTGGTTGCCATTCCAGTTGGATTTAGGGAAACTCAACTTTTAGTTCCACCCAATGAACCAGCAATTATGCTTACAATAACCTGGCACATGGGTCATGAAATCTTCAAatctacatcttttttttctttcttttttttttttttgtgcaatcAGTTTACAGGTGAGACACACGTTCCTGACATACATATGAAAAATgttgggagaagaaagaagaaaagactgagTGGCAGAAGactacttttcttgttttcaggACTTTTACTGTccccaggatttttttttctgaagaccAATACCCAAAGCATCCATAAATACTGAGGAAAGTTTGCACCTCATACACATTTTCCAACAATATATACAGGACAATCATACTCACATAAATATGCTACATTTCAAGAATTTTCATAACATGAACTTTCCACCTGAAGTTCTGATATAATTTCATAAATATACATGAGGGAGTTAGATCTGAGGCTTTGCTCAATGCAGATCATGTTCAGATATTGATCACCATCCCAAACTGTGGCCCATTCCATCAAATTAAATAACCACTTTTCCACAAGGCAACACTTTCAGGGCAGACAGCCATATTAAATACAGAAGATTGTACAATACAGATCAAGAAAGTAAATAGAACCACAATTATGAGGAGATAAtacacacatgagagagagagagagagagagagagagagagagagagagagagagagagagagagagagagagagagagagagagagagagagagagagagagagagagagagagagagagagagagagagagagagagaggtccactCTACCATTCATACAGCTTTCATGTGGAGGAGTTCTTTAAGTAAATGTTGATCATGCTATCAATATCACAACTCTTACATGATGCTTCATTTCACATTACTTGTCTTTATCTCCATGACTCTCAAAGGTAAACTAGTATGCAACAATGAGTTATTTATTCACTCCCACAATCCTCAATTTTTCTGTATTCCATCATAGTTCTTATGCAATCATATGCTATAAAATACCATCTTCCTGGCCTATCATGTCTGATTTCCCCCATTAACaatgaacatttttttgtcatttgttgTTCATCATCTCTATTCTCCTGTCACATAACTTTCATACACATCACATTCCTTTTTACTTTGCATACACTGCACATTTCTCAGCATGTTAATAACTGCAGCACTCACTTGGGACTCTTAAGTGCTCATGCAGGGTAAGTTTCACTCACACAAAACAAGGTTGGCACCAGTCTTTCACCCACCCCCTCCCACATGCAATCCTCTTCATTTCACACATCATTTCCCTCTAGCAAATATAAGACATACAAATCCTAtcacaaattaaaaaaatgggattttcactggatttttaaatttatattaCACCTAAAGAATACCAAGTATAAATGGAaaccttaactttttttttttttttttgtacaatgtAGTTTAAAATGACTCAGTTCCTCAACCCACAGCTTACAAGATTCACAAGAATGGGCACACCCCAATATGTAAAGGAAAGAGCAGAAGCAGCAAAACAAGAGGTAGCAATCATTCTCTTTCTGGAGTGAAGCAACACAGCTGTCAGATGCAAACCAAAGCCTGTTATCCCAAATCCaaattctttcacttttcacaAAGGAGTTAACTTATCCAACAACCACAAGAGGATCTACAATGCCCCACCTCACCCAGAGTAAATTGAGAGCCATTAAGCTGCTGTGTAATCCCCAAGCTCAGGATAATCACTAACCTGCTGATCATGTTTCAAGTTGCAGTTCAATCTAAAAGCAGTACATAAGTTGATATACTGCACTGGGAGACTACACAGCATGTAATTATTCCTTCCTGTTGCAATGCCATCCTTCTCACCCGACAATGCTAACATCAAAACAGGACAAGTTTTTCCAGAGGTGCATGTTTATGGAAAGTCTGAGTCTTGCCTTCTGGACCAGCATGTGTCCATTTTGTCATTATCATGCTTCAGAGCCATACAACAATATGATTATAATATATTAAATAAGGTTGTCTTTGTTCCATCAGCATTTTTTTAGAGAAAATTACATGTTCATAGTACTACATCAATTAACATGATCTTACCACACATGTATATAATGGTATAGTGTGCATAACGATGATAAAATAACTACACCCCCAGAAATGTGCTACTAAAAATATAGAGAACACAAAACCAAGGCCGAGGACTATCAAAGGCACTTAAAATTATCACGTGCTTTTGATAGATGGGGATGAACAATTTTCTCAATATATAAGACAGCACTAATACTGAGTCACTAAAGAATGTCTTGCATAAATGTTCAGTGACCTTGATTGTGTGTTATTCAAGAATTTTACTAGTAACTACTGTAGGGGGAGGCAGCCATCTTGTTAGGTATGGAAGGATGTTAAGTTTAGTTTGGCCAATGCGAATGAGAAAACTGTTATTCTGATCCTCAAAGGGGGTTTAGGTGCCTTGgctgccactgctgccaccaccatcaccactcatccCTTCAGGACACACTTGTTTCTGttcactttcattattttgatgCTAATAATCTTTATGGCCTGACACTCATCTTACTCAAGCCAgtacaaataatgaaaattcATCTTTTAAACTGTTGGTCTTGAGGTAAACAAAATGTGGTTtctgatagaaaaaataaataaataaataaataaataaaataaataaataaataaataataaatttataaacaaataaatatataaaaaataaataaatctaaaaaattatatataaaccATCTCTGAGTGTAAAATATGAACTAAGAAACAAGAAATGTTGATGTAGAATTGTAGGAATTTATTTTAGCAATTAATGGAAATAAATCCTAACTTAAAATAAGTATGACCTGTTGTTTGCCTTAAAAAGCCAAAAAACAGAGCCTGTCCCAGCAACACAGAAGTGAGCATGTTAGTGGCAGTGGCAGGTGAGTGAGGCTAGGTACTAGATGGCTGCCCCCCAGTGAGACAAAAGAGGACAACACTCACCAGCTGGTGTGCCGCTGGGGCCTGGGAGGGTGGGTGGAGGTCTTGTCCCCCCTCACTGCCTGTGTAGCCCTCTAGCCCAGAGAACCCAGAAGGCATCTCACCTCCACCTAACCACTGTGGggaacaaacacatacataacaGTTATGCCAATGCTTCAATAAAACTAATTTTTGTTGGTAAACCTCTCCTTATACATAATTTTAGCATTATGGGATGGCTCAGTACAGTGAAAcaacacacactcccacacttCTACAGTTAAATTTTGCTGTTATACTCTCCTTACACTTAAATTTAACATGGAATAcctgaaatgtaaataaaaatgctaaataTTCTTAACATATTATAAATAGTAACACTGTAAAGCTTACCTCAGCCTGCAATCATTTGTGCATtcaggtatataaaaaaaagaagctacaACAGAAAACCCTTTCACCAATTATGCAAGGACAGACTCctatgtatacatttttttcttacttctgacaaatttctttcttccacattctttccttatctcaCAAATTTCTTAAAACTGAGCCTTACATTCAAAACTACACCAGCTTTTAGTTCATGTACAAAGCTTGAAAAAGTCTGATGCTAGAATGGCCATACTGCaccatcaaagagagagagagagagagagagagagagagagagagagagagagagagagagagagagagagagagagagagagagagagagagagagagagagagagaatgtttgcaGTGCATACCGTTTGCATCCCTGAGGGTCCAGCCAGTGCCTCCACCACAGCCTCAGGAATGGCCTGCTGCGAGGGATTGGCTTTGGGTTCATACTTGCCAGGTAACATGTGATCTTCTTCCCCCCGCCTCCCGCTGAGCCCTCCAGCCGTGAGTCGCTGCCCACTGAGCCGTAGTCCATCCCTGAGTCCATCATGTCTTCCTGCCCTGTGTCCCCTTGGTCTATCATCTCCTCCTTGACTAGAGTTTCATCCACCATAACCTGTGTGAAGAGTAGCACTTGATTCTTGGGTACtctattggtgtgtgtgtgcatgtgtgtgtgtgtgtgtgtgtatttaatatTAGTGTGTGTACTTGCTCAAacaaatttttatatatattctgatGCATGACAAAtgtatgttcttattttcaaattttcagcttattcttttattttgagATGAGataaacatcaacaaacacCTAAAGGACCAATAATATTCAATCCTTCTCATCTTAGTCTAATTTCTATCTCTGATAGAAATTATACTGTCTCAGGGAACATCCCCCTGAATTTCATCTGAAGTGTCTAATGGGAGAATAAGAATATCAAACTACTAACACGTGGATAACAGTACTAgtgattctttatttatttactttttctatgCAGGAAGGTCacttgccaagggcaacaaagagagagagagagagagagagagagagagagagagagagagagagagagagagagagagagagagagagagagagagagagagagagagagagagagagcacccactAAGAATTCCATTcccaaaagaaagataaaaaagaaacgtCCACACTCACCTCTACTTGTGGTGGCGTGGGTGCTGAGTGGCTGGTGGTGGAGTGATCCCCGAGCCTGTCATCAGCCACACCATCCATGCCCCCATCCTCCCGGTCTGTCGCCCCATGGTCCCCCCACTGACTGTCACTCCGGGACCTCTGGGCAGGATGGCTATCCCCACCATCATGCAGGGGTGAGGGtctgggggaggaaggaggtgacGGAGAAGACTGTGATCGTCCCTGATGTGAGTGGCTGTTCTCTTCCCGTCTCCGCCGCTTAGGGTGTGGACTGCTGCGGTCATctgaggagtggtggtggtgcgaggaTGCTGTGCGTCTGTCTGATATGGGCGGCTCATCTGGTACAGCTAGGCCCTTGATTCTGAGCACCTCGGCAGCCTTGATAAGTCGGCCAAGGTTGCTCTGTGCCACGCTAACAGCACCCTCATACATGTAGCAGAAGAGAGCCTCCAAGTCACAGCGGTTGACATCCTTCAGCACGATGACGGGGTGCTTGCAGGGTGTGTTCTCAAAGATCTTCTCAAAGTACTCACTGCATGTGGACAAAACCAGTTTGTGTACGGGATAAAACTTGCCCTCACATGCCACAGTCACATCAGTATACCTCTCctgcaggaaaaaataaaaaaaataaaaaataaataaataaataaataataaataaataaataaagcaaaacaagatTAGTATCTGGTATTTTTTCTCcacatgtttttttctataataaATTCTTATGTAACCAAAACAATAGTcttctttattcacttatttctaTGATTCAATCCTATCatgtattttgtttcttttagaaaagcaaatgaaacaaaatactaGTTTGATATTTTCTCCAAAGAATATAATTATGTAATTCTATAATTTCTATCCCACGTACACAACACCTTTCTTAACTAATCTTTTCTATGATCTATTCTTACCATGTACTTTATAATGTTCCTCTGCCATTAATGCAGGTCTTATTTGCAATCAATTTACCACAGTGACATTTCCACAAAaggggagtaaaaaaaaattaaacaaaatgataaagaaagctTAGCCAAAGTCAATAATCCAGTGACACACCACTCTCCTTTCACTGCTTAgccttctccctccacctcaaGTCCTATGACCTACTAAGAATCTATCCGTGGCCAGAATTTATGTGGGGATTGTTAGCCTAAAACAAAATAAGTGCTTTCATTTGTAGGTTTGATAGTAGATTTGGATTAGGTTTATATtatttcacttctttattttctttagtttcattatttatctcactGAGCAATAATGACCTGAAGGAAAAGTCCAGAAATAAGTAGTTAGTCTCAAATTTGTAGGCTTATGTTATTTCCAAAACATCCATATACCAAAGGACTTATGACTGACAGGAAATGCAGAACAGTATGGAAGTGACTGCTAAAAATGTTATTTGATGTCTGATCATGACTGAACTTGTGAAGCAAAAGGTGTCACAGTGGTGGTAGCCCTACCTTTTCTCTCAGTGTTGCTAGTATGTGGCAGAATGTTGCTCTGTGGTTGTTCCATGATAATGATAGCATTCCGTCTGCCATCTTGGAGAATTGGGCGTCGtctgaaggaaaacaaattgtTCATAGTTAATGGCACAGGGATAgaggttaggagagagagacaggtgttcAGAGGCAAGTTTATTCCCATCTGGttataattttgcttcttcttcaacCTCCAACTTGTTTGAGTGAAGTCTGTTGTTATAGATACTATATCCTAAAATCCTAACTGTTGTTCACCACATGTAAGCTGTGGCTTAAATGaagcaatcagagagagagagagagagagagagagagagagagagagagagagagagagagagagagagagagagagagagagagagagagagagagagagagagagagagagagagagagagagagagagaaatatttgttCTATTCATAATGTTGGTACTTCCAACATTAGTAACTATGCCTCATAGTACTGGATGTAATAGTTGTTGCTGTactagcagtagcaacagcaacataaGTACTAATGGTGGTGTTTATAGCAGAACCAGATTTTATAACtatagtaggaatagtagtatgAGGAGtagcaatagtggtggtggcactacTACAGTTCTGTTGCCGttacagtagtagttgtagtatcaGATGTAGCACCtgcaatactaataatactaatgtGCTGTAATGGTTGTCGCAGCCTGCCATCTCTTATCTAGTGTGCCAGCTTGCGCACGTCAAACATTGTGTATACTCCCCATAGGAAACAGAGATTGACGTGCTCAATACCTTCCTGTCCCTGCCTGGTGGTGACACTTCACTGTTCCCATGAGGcctgtccccttcctccctcacctgtccctgCATACCTGTCATCCTCCCTGCCAACCTTTTACACATCAACCATGTAAGTCATGTCACCACCCACTCCCTGTACATAACAATGAGAGGCGTTGCGCGGCGGCTGCCATAACATAAAGGTTTGGGAGTGAAGAGCGGCGGGCTGGGGCTTGAGTGGGCTGAGCGGGCTTGGCTGGGCGGCCATTGTACTGCCTGGCTTTGTCTCCCTTACGCCCACCAGCTCTTTTCCACGCCCCTGAATCTcaatccattcatccatcctgATCCACATGACCTTGCCTCCCCTTACACAATCGTGCACAAACTTAGCATACTCAACACCAGCGGGAAATGCGAATAATAGGGTAATTTAGCAAGTATGAGATATCCCGCCACTTAAGATTAAATATCCTGAAATTACTTAATCATGGTAATATTATGTGCTTAAGATACAACCACATCTGAGGACTTATGTCTGCGAGGTATTCTGAGTGGATGATGAATATGAGTAGAGGATATTCACCTGATTATCGGTAAAATAAGGGAGGGACGCCACGCCAGACCGGCCGGGCAGGAGGCGGAGAGGAGGTGTGCGCGCGCAGGAATGCCACACACTgctatattttccttgtttttcccttatttttaacAACTTATTATCTATGCTCTCTTATTCACGTCTTTGTTCATGCTTTTAAGTATTTCACCTAATATAAATGTCATGTTGCCTTAGTGTCACATTGTTAATTTATGGCATGGTGGTCGAAACGAAAAATTCAATCcagttttccctcttcccttaaaATTTCCCCGAGAACTTTAGTCTAGTGATTGGCGTATGTTGTATATATCGCTACAAACGTagcttatgtttctccatacaagCATGGATGATAACCAATATATCTACCTCATTTCATGGGTTCAgggtaaggaaaatgagagggcTGAAGTCCGACCCAATGTTCTCTATTACGTGCCAGGCCTGGTATCAGTGAAATTCATAAAATCCCTAATGACGAGTAATATCCAGGTTGTAAGGTCTGCTTGTGTCCTCAAGGATGATAAACAATGTGCTCATCTTTGGTCCTTCCCCTTCAGCTCCTCGACACGGGGACTGGTGGGTGGAAGGGGGGAGGGCATACATGTCTCCTCTCACACTCCCTTAATCCTACTTTTGTGCAGATTGCCATTCAATTAAGTTATAAATTCAAGATATCTTTCATGTATACGATATTACCTTCATGAGAAAAATGCCtcaaatgacatttttttccccattagtGAAAAGATTCCTATTTTAGTGTAGTAAGCATGTGTTTCTACAGTGTAAAACAATAAACTTGGCTACTTCAATGGCTCCTGTGTTATCTCTACTTCCAAATGCGA encodes:
- the LOC135102805 gene encoding broad-complex core protein isoforms 1/2/3/4/5-like isoform X2, with translation MADGMLSLSWNNHRATFCHILATLREKERYTDVTVACEGKFYPVHKLVLSTCSEYFEKIFENTPCKHPVIVLKDVNRCDLEALFCYMYEGAVSVAQSNLGRLIKAAEVLRIKGLAVPDEPPISDRRTASSHHHHSSDDRSSPHPKRRRREENSHSHQGRSQSSPSPPSSPRPSPLHDGGDSHPAQRSRSDSQWGDHGATDREDGGMDGVADDRLGDHSTTSHSAPTPPQVEVMVDETLVKEEMIDQGDTGQEDMMDSGMDYGSVGSDSRLEGSAGGGGKKITCYLASMNPKPIPRSRPFLRLWWRHWLDPQGCKRG